In Aerococcus loyolae, a genomic segment contains:
- a CDS encoding cobalt-precorrin-8 methylmutase, which translates to MAYIKKPERITDRSFEIIDAEIKRDFPDFQFQNDLEERIIKRAIHTSADFDYLHNLVFDRQGAQVIQDVIRSGGHLITDTTMAQSGINKRILKELGTETHCFIRDPRAYQIAEDKGITRSMAAIELAAQLEGPKVFVVGNAPTAIYKILEMIDAGRLQAEAVVGVPVGFVGAAESKQALHDYPIPSIAALGRKGGSNVAAAIINAIQYDIKDTIYQN; encoded by the coding sequence ATGGCTTATATTAAAAAACCTGAACGTATCACTGACCGCTCATTTGAAATTATTGATGCGGAAATCAAACGAGATTTTCCTGACTTCCAATTTCAAAATGACCTAGAGGAGCGTATTATTAAGCGGGCGATTCACACCTCAGCGGATTTTGATTATTTACACAACTTAGTCTTTGACCGCCAAGGTGCCCAAGTGATCCAAGATGTGATTCGCTCTGGGGGCCATTTGATTACTGATACCACTATGGCCCAATCGGGAATTAATAAGCGGATTTTAAAGGAGCTAGGCACAGAGACCCATTGCTTTATCCGCGACCCCAGAGCCTATCAAATTGCTGAAGACAAGGGGATTACCCGGTCTATGGCAGCCATTGAATTAGCAGCACAGCTTGAGGGCCCCAAAGTCTTTGTCGTGGGCAATGCACCGACCGCGATTTATAAAATCCTAGAGATGATTGACGCGGGACGTTTACAGGCTGAAGCGGTTGTGGGTGTGCCAGTCGGTTTCGTGGGAGCAGCTGAATCCAAGCAAGCCCTCCATGATTATCCCATCCCAAGTATTGCTGCCTTAGGGCGCAAGGGCGGATCCAATGTGGCAGCAGCCATTATTAATGCCATCCAATATGATATTAAAGATACCATCTATCAAAATTAA